Proteins encoded together in one Neobacillus sp. FSL H8-0543 window:
- a CDS encoding DUF3231 family protein, which produces MENNSIRLTAPEISSLWTQYMFDTMSICFFKYALEHIDDKDIEEIYESALELSESHVQQIEEFYKGENYPIPKGFTDDDVNIGAPRLFQDPFYLYYLYIMTLQGLTGYALSVGTSIRADLRKYYITCNTETMMLFEKTIDTMLTKGLYSRPPVLTPPAAIDFVKHQNFLTGWFGERRPLTGIEIGDISFNMNKMNLHVALKVGFSQVSKSENVRKYINRGTDISNKQLGIFTEIFREEKLNSPMSWQALVTDSTTPTFSDKFMMYQVQLSTQLAIAYYGTALSVTSRRDIGLKYMELIVELMKYGEDGANLMIDNGWLEEPPKGSDRRNLAKGKKEDHKNSN; this is translated from the coding sequence ATGGAAAATAACAGCATCCGGTTGACAGCACCTGAAATCTCAAGTCTTTGGACACAATATATGTTCGACACGATGTCCATTTGTTTTTTTAAGTATGCACTTGAGCATATTGACGATAAAGATATTGAAGAAATTTATGAGTCGGCATTAGAGTTATCAGAAAGCCATGTCCAACAAATTGAGGAGTTCTACAAAGGTGAGAACTATCCTATTCCAAAAGGTTTCACGGATGATGATGTAAATATTGGTGCTCCGCGTCTTTTTCAAGATCCTTTCTACCTATATTACCTATATATAATGACACTACAAGGACTAACGGGATATGCACTTTCTGTTGGGACATCAATTCGTGCCGATCTAAGAAAATACTACATAACTTGTAATACTGAAACCATGATGTTATTTGAAAAAACAATAGATACTATGCTCACAAAGGGTCTATATTCACGTCCGCCAGTTCTCACACCTCCCGCTGCGATTGATTTTGTTAAGCATCAAAATTTTTTAACTGGTTGGTTTGGAGAACGTCGTCCATTAACAGGAATTGAAATTGGTGATATAAGTTTTAATATGAATAAAATGAATCTTCATGTGGCATTAAAGGTCGGGTTTAGCCAAGTTTCTAAATCAGAAAATGTCCGAAAATACATTAATAGAGGGACTGATATCTCAAATAAACAACTTGGGATATTTACAGAGATATTTCGTGAAGAAAAACTTAATTCGCCTATGTCTTGGCAAGCACTTGTTACAGACTCGACTACACCAACCTTTTCAGACAAATTTATGATGTATCAAGTGCAATTGTCCACCCAATTGGCCATTGCTTATTATGGGACTGCTTTAAGTGTGACATCAAGGAGAGATATTGGACTCAAATACATGGAATTAATTGTTGAGCTCATGAAATATGGGGAAGACGGAGCCAACCTGATGATTGATAATGGCTGGCTAGAGGAACCGCCAAAAGGTAGTGACCGCCGAAATTTAGCAAAGGGCAAAAAAGAAGACCATAAAAATTCAAACTAA
- a CDS encoding DNA-3-methyladenine glycosylase I has translation MNRCGWVNQDPLYIDYHDHEWGVPVYDDRLLFEFLNLEGAQAGLSWYTILKKRDNYRVAFDNFEANKIALYDDKKVEELLQNEGIVRNKLKVNAVIINAKAYLNVVEEFGSFHKYIWSYVDGEPILNHFKDLSEVPATTEISDKLSKDLKKRGFKFVGPTICYAFMQATGMVNDHIESCFCYHKKENPRDSSSE, from the coding sequence ATGAACAGATGCGGATGGGTAAATCAGGATCCACTCTATATCGATTATCATGATCATGAGTGGGGAGTACCTGTATATGATGATCGATTGTTATTTGAATTTTTGAATTTAGAAGGTGCCCAAGCAGGTTTGAGCTGGTACACGATTTTAAAAAAGAGAGATAATTATCGAGTGGCCTTTGACAATTTTGAAGCAAACAAAATAGCATTGTATGATGATAAAAAAGTGGAAGAGCTTTTGCAGAATGAAGGTATTGTCCGTAATAAGTTGAAAGTAAATGCTGTGATTATCAATGCAAAGGCATACTTGAACGTTGTCGAGGAATTTGGTTCCTTTCATAAATATATCTGGTCTTATGTTGACGGTGAGCCCATCCTTAATCACTTCAAAGATTTATCCGAGGTACCTGCAACAACAGAAATTAGCGATAAATTGAGTAAGGATTTAAAGAAACGCGGCTTCAAATTTGTGGGGCCGACGATTTGTTACGCCTTTATGCAGGCAACGGGAATGGTGAATGATCATATCGAATCCTGCTTTTGTTATCATAAAAAAGAAAACCCGCGTGATTCAAGTTCGGAATAA